One Thermodesulfovibrionia bacterium DNA window includes the following coding sequences:
- a CDS encoding HypC/HybG/HupF family hydrogenase formation chaperone yields MCVGVPMQVIEINYPSGIAEARGVKRNIGLQLLPEGDVNIGDNVIVHVGFAIEKVDKKMADEIWQGFDEILRLMDEEDAGA; encoded by the coding sequence ATGTGTGTAGGCGTACCGATGCAGGTTATAGAGATAAATTATCCCTCAGGAATAGCTGAGGCAAGGGGTGTGAAGCGCAATATCGGGCTTCAGCTTCTGCCTGAGGGCGATGTGAATATCGGCGACAATGTTATTGTCCATGTGGGATTTGCCATTGAGAAGGTGGACAAGAAGATGGCTGATGAGATATGGCAGGGCTTTGATGAGATACTCAGGCTGATGGATGAGGAGGATGCAGGTGCATGA
- the cybH gene encoding Ni/Fe-hydrogenase, b-type cytochrome subunit, with the protein MMSERKRVYVWEFPVRLTHWLFVLSIVAFAITGIYIGNPYLYAYTTKEYIMGWMRFIHFVSAYVFLISFIIRMYWSLMGNKYACVCSWFPFTAEKMGSFVAELKYYLLISRKPSYAVGHTVLAGFTYLIVFLLFIFEICSGFALYSVYHTGTVWFVLGGWMRGFMYLPVIRLYHHLVMYVLIAFAIFHVYVVISSDSKEKSGLLLSIFNGYKFVTGKE; encoded by the coding sequence ATGATGAGCGAACGAAAGAGAGTATATGTCTGGGAGTTTCCGGTAAGGCTTACCCACTGGCTCTTTGTTCTCAGTATAGTTGCCTTTGCAATTACAGGGATATACATCGGCAACCCCTATCTCTATGCCTACACAACAAAAGAGTACATAATGGGCTGGATGAGGTTCATACATTTTGTCTCAGCGTATGTGTTTCTGATCAGCTTCATTATCCGTATGTACTGGTCGTTAATGGGCAACAAGTATGCCTGCGTCTGCTCATGGTTCCCGTTCACAGCGGAGAAGATGGGCAGCTTTGTTGCGGAGCTCAAGTATTATCTCCTTATCAGCAGAAAGCCGTCTTATGCAGTGGGGCATACCGTGCTTGCGGGATTCACCTATCTGATAGTCTTTCTGCTCTTCATCTTTGAGATATGCTCAGGCTTTGCATTGTATTCAGTGTATCATACAGGTACGGTCTGGTTCGTGCTCGGCGGATGGATGAGAGGCTTCATGTACCTGCCGGTGATCAGGCTCTACCATCATCTTGTGATGTATGTACTCATAGCATTTGCGATCTTTCATGTTTATGTTGTCATCTCTTCTGATTCAAAGGAGAAGAGCGGACTGCTCCTCTCGATCTTCAACGGCTACAAATTTGTTACGGGTAAAGAGTGA
- a CDS encoding HyaD/HybD family hydrogenase maturation endopeptidase, with amino-acid sequence MKITILGIGNTLISDDGVGVHIVNKLDDEYTFPDNVTLIDGGTKGLDLLPFIEGSDRLLIIDAANFKKEPGTIDTVIGDRIPAFLSQKLSVHQIGLPDMLFAAKLMGISPPEMCLIGIQPKSMDTSTEMSEEIKARFYDLYAEVLGKLSEWGINPIKK; translated from the coding sequence TTGAAGATAACCATATTAGGCATAGGCAACACTCTCATAAGCGATGACGGGGTCGGGGTTCATATCGTTAATAAACTTGACGATGAATATACTTTCCCTGACAATGTCACTCTGATAGACGGCGGTACAAAGGGGCTTGACCTTCTGCCTTTTATTGAAGGGAGCGACAGGCTTCTGATAATTGACGCTGCAAACTTCAAGAAAGAGCCCGGCACTATCGATACCGTCATCGGCGACAGGATACCCGCTTTTCTGAGCCAGAAACTTTCAGTGCATCAGATAGGCCTGCCTGATATGCTATTTGCGGCAAAGCTCATGGGAATAAGCCCGCCTGAGATGTGCCTTATAGGGATACAGCCGAAGTCTATGGATACAAGCACTGAGATGTCAGAGGAGATAAAGGCAAGGTTTTACGATCTCTATGCAGAGGTTTTGGGTAAGCTGAGTGAATGGGGTATTAATCCAATCAAAAAATAA